The genomic DNA gatttatttgaattttaataCTATTGATATTTCTTATTGTTGATAGTTCTATAACAGTTACTTGTAGACCTTGTAATGATACCTAAATGAATTAGCATGCTTCATATTAAACGTTCAAACTAACTGATAAGAAGTGAATTTAAAATCTAATAATTATggtaaataaattaaacataataaggaTATAAACAAAGAAAATGAAATACTAAAATGTAAAAACTCTTAGCGTAGCATGCTAAGAGTCGTGGTAGCTAGTGCGAATTGCTCATCAATATTTATTTGTGTGATGTGTTAAATGATACATGAATGGATGCATCTACAATACAATAAGATCATACtattatcaagctcttaaagcacaATAGAGAAAGCGGATGTTTTTCATAGGATTGAGCCGAAAGGTATGTTAAGACGTGCCGAATTTTGACCCAAAGATTTCATGTGACAAATGATAATACTTTATGTCTCAACCACCACAAGATGACTATTATATTGTTGTTGATGATGATTATATTTGCAAGTATAGATACTCATTTGATAATTCTGTGAACCTTTCCCGGCCAATTGTATTGGAAACCCAGTGGACACTGCAAACTGATTAATAGCGGTTTATTTCGAACGACTGTTTTTTCTTTACAAAACAAAGtttaaaaaagaagaaaagaaatagcAAATTTGTGATTATACGGAAGTTACTTGGTGATCTGAATGAATTAAATTTGGGGGAAAAAAACAGATAAACTTTCCCTTCATCCACAATCTGCAGTACTCCTTGTTGCTATATGCATCCCCACGTAATCCAACCATCGACCTATTACTGAAAACACACTGCATGAGACGAAGCTCTATCCGTCTAAGGCAAAACCGCACCGAAAAAGCATCTTGTTCATCTTCCCAAACAACAACATAGAGACGTCTCTCAGCACATAGAATCACTGCAAAACAACTACAAAACCATCTGATCGGAAGGCAAAGATTATTTATTCCGTTGCCACAACTCACAAAATAAGGCAAGATCAATCTCAAATAGATCGACAAAGGAGcgttttatatttaatttagttgttgcaggatattttatatatttgtttCACGGGTGATGATTCTGAATGAATGCTAGCTAGAGGAAAGGAAATGTTGCTGGAGATCGAGATGGAGGACGAACGACCATTGCTTCCTCGACTATGCATTGCCGTAGCAATTCATCTCACCAGCTACATCGTTGGCTACCTTAACGTATCCAGCTCCAAAGGTACATATGCATGGTTAATTTGCATGCTTCTGATTCATCTATACGTATGTGATTTGATTTTGATGCATTCTCGTAGTCGAAGGAACGGATGAATCTGAAACTGAGAATAAATCAAACCTCCACAGTCCCACTTTTTCACGCCGAGGCCTCAAAGACGATCTCCTTGCCCTGCAAGATCAAAGAGTAAGAGTTAGAATTCTAGTTGTTATATTTAATTTTGGCCCTATATAGtcgagtttttttttcttctcgatTATTGTTCTAAATGACCTTAAATTGTAAAGAAAGAAGAACCTCCTGCAAAAATCGTCCATGGAACTCCTTCGACAACAATGAAGATCACCAACCATGACATCGCTCAACAATGTCCTAAATGCCCAATGGAGGCAGAGGGGCTCCCTTTGCAGGAAGTAGTTGAAGAACCAGATCTCAGGGAGAGGAGCAGGAGCCTTGAGACCGAAATGGTCGAGTGTTATGCATTGAAAGAGCAGGAGGGCGCCATTAGAGAGCTTGAAAATCGACTGAGAACAGCATTGCTAGAGACGAATCGCTTGGCACTCAAGATCGAGTCCCTAAAAGAAGAGAACCAGCGGCTCAAGCTTGAAGCATCAGATTCCTCGAGAACCATGCGAGAGCTCGAATCTGAAAGGACGAAAGCAACGCAAATCAAAAGGAAAATGGAATCTATTCGCGTTCAGGCGAGGGAGAAGATAGCGTCCCTGGAGAAAAGGATTAACTCGCTGCATGAAGAGGTGGAGCGCAAGGAAAGCAGAGAGACAACTGATGCACTTTATGAGTCGAACAGGTCTAAGGAAGAACTAGAAGAGGAGGCTGCTGAACTAAGACTGAAGAACTCCATGCTGACGAAGGAAAATCTGGAATTGGGGCAACGTTTGGACAAACTGGTAAATGACTCCTTCAAGAATAAAATTTGGTTTAGTACGACTGCTGATCGAAATCACCTTAACTAACAAAATCACGCAGGCAAAAGTCTTGGACGAACTCAACCAATTGAGAGAAGCAAACCAGGAATTGAAGAACACGTTAGAGCAGCTTCGTGCTGACCACTGTGCAGACTTGGAGGAACTAGTCTATCTCAAATGGCTCAACGCCTGCCTGCGGTATGAGCAGGATCATCAGATATCTCTGGGAAGAGCAGAAGCCAAGGATCTAAGCAACTGTTTGAGCCCAAACTCAGAGGAGAAAGCCAAGCAGCTCATTCTTGAGTATGCATTTGCAGGTTTTGACAATATTGATGAACCCAGAGTCGATGAGCCGTCAACAAAAAAAGACATCCGTGCAAGAAAATCAAAGCTTCTTGGCAAACTTAATAAGATCGTAAGGAAAAACGGCAGCAAAGGAACATCTGGTTCGACTCGTTCTAATGATGAACCCGGAAAAAGACTTTGTTTTGACAACATTGCATATTCTCCTGCTACGGAAACAAGGGAGAAAAAGGCTTCTTGGTTTCGAGCTGCTTGTAGATCTGCTTTATTTGGTGCAGGTCAGAAGAGGAGTGGGTTAGATCAAGAGGGTAAAGTTGCACGCTGCAAGAGTGACCTGGGCACTTTCTACAATTTCAGAAGAAAGGCAAGAAATAGCATGAATGAGCAGATTGATTCATTTCGCCTAGAACTTGATAGCGTACGGATAAATAAGTATGCCGAAGCTTTATTGAGTTCTCGTAGTTCATTAGAAATATAGAGACGATCAGCTTCCTTCCTTCGCTGAAGTTGACTCTGAGGATGTTAGGAATTTGACCTAAAACATTTTCAGTATAGATGGTAGTAATGTCTATATATCTATGCATTTTGCTCGGCACTGCAGTGACTAAATATACAACAAACTTGGTTTTAGCTATCAAAAGTCGAGGTTGAATCAGATATAATATGGGACTGTCTTGTATTCTGCTCTCAATAAAGTCGAGGTTTAAGCCTTGCCTGTGCCTCTAATTGTGACCTTCCTCTCACTATCATTTTGTGAAAAGATCACCGGAGATAACCGATGCATTCACAGCTTACTAACTGCATTTGTTACTTGAACTGTTCTTTTATTCCCTTCGTATATATGTGAACATTTGGATACAGATAATTCGAAATGGAAACGTATTATTTTTATTCATAAGTATAAAAACAGTTTACAGTTAACTGTATTATGCACTTGCATCTGCCCCGTTCCGAATTACTCATACCTGACTCTGAAACATATAGcaaattgtaatatttttttgGGGGCCAACAATTATGCATCACAGTTAGACGATATTGGATGAGTTCTTAATTGGTCGGTTCCATTTTCAACCACATCCATGGTCAGAAGATAACGGTCCAACAAGTCCACAAACTCAGAAGACTGCCTGGACTCGCATCCGTCTGCGCAGCCTGCTTGTGATGTTCGAACCGCCACGCGTGCctcttcctcattctctctcGCAGACCACCAACGAAGATGGCAGCGTCAAAGCTACGGCAGGTAGAAATAatagtaggaggaaagaaataatataaattttttttaaggtaatatcacattataaaaaaaataattttattgacgGAAATATCAGTTGGTATTCCGTCGATATATGTCTATATCGATAGACTTTTGACGGAATAATTTTTATCGGTAAAATATCCGACGATCCatgatttccaaccgaaaatataatttccgtcggtaatatatACTGACGGAATTAATATTCCGTCGGTGATGTTGGCAAAAAAAACATTGTACAAATGCCGGAAAACTCTCGACGGAACCATAAGTTCCGTCGGGAAATAACAGCAATACCGACGGAAAATGATTTTCCatcggtgattaccgacggaacAATCATTTCCGTTGGTGATTACCGACGGAAGTAGCTAGTTCCGTCGGTAAGTACCGACAGAAC from Zingiber officinale cultivar Zhangliang chromosome 4A, Zo_v1.1, whole genome shotgun sequence includes the following:
- the LOC121970553 gene encoding protein CHUP1, chloroplastic-like, with the protein product MLARGKEMLLEIEMEDERPLLPRLCIAVAIHLTSYIVGYLNVSSSKVEGTDESETENKSNLHSPTFSRRGLKDDLLALQDQRKEEPPAKIVHGTPSTTMKITNHDIAQQCPKCPMEAEGLPLQEVVEEPDLRERSRSLETEMVECYALKEQEGAIRELENRLRTALLETNRLALKIESLKEENQRLKLEASDSSRTMRELESERTKATQIKRKMESIRVQAREKIASLEKRINSLHEEVERKESRETTDALYESNRSKEELEEEAAELRLKNSMLTKENLELGQRLDKLAKVLDELNQLREANQELKNTLEQLRADHCADLEELVYLKWLNACLRYEQDHQISLGRAEAKDLSNCLSPNSEEKAKQLILEYAFAGFDNIDEPRVDEPSTKKDIRARKSKLLGKLNKIVRKNGSKGTSGSTRSNDEPGKRLCFDNIAYSPATETREKKASWFRAACRSALFGAGQKRSGLDQEGKVARCKSDLGTFYNFRRKARNSMNEQIDSFRLELDSVRINKYAEALLSSRSSLEI